In a single window of the Micromonospora sp. WMMD1155 genome:
- a CDS encoding S1 family peptidase, whose protein sequence is MRFVKVGWRAGLSLVLVAAGLTSSGLPAQSAVGVTAADGTYRFVAKLTIGNPGQADGTSCSGALVAPQWVITAKSCFGSSGVTAGPPPRSTTATVGRASLSTSAGTVSAVDRLVPHPDRNVVLARLVIPTDGITPIRLASAEPRYGQVLRVAGYGRTATEWAPDRMHTAQFTVGWWADQTATTFDIKGRNPANATVCKGDGGGPAFRELESGPQLVAINGSSWQAGCIGETQTRQGAVEIRVDDLADWVRRSIVDFPIADGSLYREAAGAISVIAGGSPIWFDNIAEIRATGYATTWTDVPNGTFGLLPSAPRNGTVVSAPQHGIYVIAGGARIWFSTPQEIADTGYGGVSPTMVPTRYLDTVPTTPRDGTLVSDPQGNVYVFAGGAKIWFSHPQEVTDTGYGGPRTVLPTRHLAGVSDVPRDGTMVTNPQGDVYLIVGGAKKYFHSWDEIVASGYADAPLTVLPARYLAGLPTAAS, encoded by the coding sequence ACATACCGTTTCGTCGCCAAACTGACCATCGGAAATCCAGGCCAGGCGGATGGCACCAGCTGTTCCGGGGCGCTGGTCGCGCCGCAATGGGTGATCACCGCAAAGAGCTGCTTCGGATCGTCCGGTGTGACCGCGGGGCCACCGCCACGGTCCACCACGGCGACCGTCGGCCGCGCGAGCCTGAGCACGTCCGCCGGTACGGTTTCCGCCGTCGACAGGCTGGTGCCCCATCCGGATCGAAACGTGGTGCTCGCCCGGCTGGTGATTCCGACCGATGGCATCACGCCGATCAGGCTCGCCTCGGCCGAGCCGCGATACGGGCAGGTGCTCCGCGTCGCGGGCTACGGCCGGACCGCGACCGAGTGGGCGCCCGACCGGATGCACACGGCTCAGTTCACTGTGGGATGGTGGGCCGACCAGACGGCGACGACCTTCGACATCAAGGGCCGTAATCCGGCGAACGCGACCGTCTGCAAGGGCGACGGCGGGGGGCCGGCCTTCCGGGAGCTCGAATCCGGTCCTCAGTTGGTGGCGATCAACGGTTCGTCATGGCAGGCCGGCTGCATCGGTGAGACCCAGACCCGGCAGGGCGCCGTCGAGATCCGTGTCGACGATCTCGCCGACTGGGTCCGGAGGAGCATCGTCGACTTCCCGATCGCCGACGGCTCGCTCTACCGCGAAGCGGCCGGCGCGATCTCCGTCATCGCCGGGGGATCGCCCATCTGGTTCGACAACATCGCCGAGATCAGGGCCACCGGCTACGCCACCACCTGGACCGACGTGCCGAACGGCACGTTCGGGCTGCTGCCGAGCGCCCCGCGCAACGGCACCGTGGTGTCTGCTCCGCAGCATGGCATCTACGTGATTGCGGGCGGTGCGAGGATCTGGTTCAGCACTCCGCAGGAGATTGCCGACACCGGTTACGGCGGGGTGTCGCCGACGATGGTGCCCACCCGCTACCTCGACACCGTTCCCACCACTCCGCGGGACGGCACCCTGGTGTCCGACCCGCAGGGCAACGTCTACGTGTTCGCCGGTGGGGCGAAGATCTGGTTCAGCCACCCGCAGGAGGTGACCGACACCGGTTACGGCGGGCCCCGAACTGTTCTGCCCACTCGGCACCTGGCTGGTGTTTCCGACGTTCCCCGTGACGGCACGATGGTGACCAACCCGCAGGGAGACGTCTACCTGATCGTCGGTGGCGCCAAGAAGTACTTCCACTCGTGGGACGAGATTGTCGCGAGCGGGTACGCGGACGCGCCGCTCACCGTGCTTCCGGCCCGCTACCTCGCTGGACTACCGACCGCTGCCTCGTGA